From Methanococcus maripaludis, the proteins below share one genomic window:
- a CDS encoding NosD domain-containing protein — protein sequence MLTILISFIGFVSAETVPIDYNINNSNYDTAKMISEPGIYNLTEDITNLGGIEINSDNVTLNGQGYFLNVTSNNGIQASGHKNITITNVNLYASGENASAINITGADITIFANTISSNIGDGICINENSENITISGNTITAGYNGIEIDGNNSVITGNTITNLLNYWGISIGANNCLVANNVINSNYSINMDGYNLTVENNALTSGIHCYYVSIYSNTLSGNTINGKKLYFYKNMENIGEIPSDAGQVILVNCTNAQISNINFNEKAIAISIADSTGVFVENCTINPNIIYENYVSIYNSENCEFTGNTFKVSESSLVYGISALDVDNITISKNKFEGIAVPGYGVNFTNSRIFKNIFENVSLAPLAFDYNCSGTYVYLNNFINCSWNRGINESITLNSPLNVSYTYNGTTYSTIAGNYWSDYNETNANVNEGIWSIPYIITDSVNDSYPLAKPFSMVDENGIIHITLDDVDSENGYVITKPGTYVLDENITNGGSILIDSSNVTFDGNGHFITNSESYAVYSNTEMFENVTVKNVITLSSIYIKASNSNVSSNTAYNVEINGNYNTISSNIVKSTMYVNRYFPWGLNNTISNNTAYLILYWGYDSKIYSNAVDYALASYGNNNNISSNVIGSESTHGDNSIESYGDNNSISSNNVDYMIYLKGNYNTISSNIVQDHISAGGGYNTISSNIVQDHIWTRGQYTLISSNTVINASYYAIDPNGDYDYGIDAYATVFNNTVLASKVGIWLDNYCEGYSNITQNTVYADDYPIIIGDNITGCNIYLNNFIHTGNSTDISGIMPNTTVNNSLVSPFEIEYNYNGNTYSNILGNYWSDYSGTDTDGNGIGDTYYIYGCDYERTYGEDYYDIDYLENDTAPLIDMWNGNEIGNYVATSRSSGGSGGRSYDSDISDEIESKVIKNFVSSASVIYGNEIDQQYAEELREKIQNANGYKISGNAVIVGGPLSNGFAREYNDQFEMPISNDYPGENKGIIQVLKVQDNTGKIVQSYTIVYIAGSDRLGTQAALEYFKTLDELPEGPIMVEWTENGHKVVE from the coding sequence ATGTTAACGATACTAATTTCATTTATTGGTTTTGTTTCAGCAGAAACCGTTCCAATAGATTACAATATAAATAATTCTAATTACGATACGGCAAAAATGATATCTGAGCCGGGAATATATAATTTAACTGAAGATATTACAAATTTAGGTGGAATAGAAATCAATTCAGACAATGTAACGCTGAATGGACAGGGGTACTTTTTAAATGTTACATCAAATAACGGAATACAGGCATCAGGTCACAAAAATATCACAATTACAAATGTTAATTTATATGCGTCTGGTGAAAATGCCTCTGCAATAAATATAACGGGGGCAGATATTACAATTTTTGCAAATACAATCTCATCAAATATTGGTGATGGAATTTGTATTAACGAAAATTCTGAAAATATCACAATTTCGGGAAATACAATCACTGCAGGCTACAATGGAATAGAAATTGACGGAAACAATTCTGTAATAACTGGAAATACAATCACAAACTTATTAAATTACTGGGGAATTTCTATTGGGGCAAACAACTGTTTGGTAGCTAACAATGTCATAAATTCGAATTATTCTATTAATATGGATGGATACAACTTAACCGTTGAAAATAACGCGTTAACGTCAGGAATTCATTGTTACTACGTTTCAATATATTCAAATACACTTTCTGGAAATACTATAAATGGTAAAAAACTTTATTTTTATAAAAATATGGAAAATATTGGCGAAATTCCAAGCGATGCAGGACAGGTTATACTTGTAAACTGTACAAACGCCCAGATTTCAAATATAAACTTTAATGAAAAAGCAATAGCGATTAGTATTGCGGATTCAACAGGAGTTTTTGTTGAGAACTGTACAATAAACCCGAACATTATTTATGAGAATTACGTATCCATTTACAATTCTGAAAACTGTGAATTTACAGGAAATACTTTCAAAGTGTCAGAAAGTAGTCTTGTTTACGGAATTTCTGCATTAGATGTGGACAACATTACTATTTCAAAAAATAAATTTGAAGGAATAGCTGTGCCAGGATATGGGGTAAACTTTACAAATTCAAGAATATTTAAGAATATTTTTGAAAATGTATCTCTAGCACCGCTGGCTTTTGATTACAACTGTTCTGGAACTTACGTTTATTTAAATAATTTTATAAATTGTAGTTGGAATAGGGGTATAAATGAAAGTATTACATTAAACAGTCCTCTCAATGTTTCATACACTTACAATGGAACAACTTACAGTACAATTGCTGGAAACTACTGGTCCGACTACAACGAAACTAACGCAAACGTTAATGAAGGAATCTGGAGTATTCCTTACATAATAACAGATTCAGTAAACGATTCATATCCACTTGCAAAACCATTTAGTATGGTGGATGAAAATGGAATAATCCACATAACTTTGGATGATGTTGATAGTGAAAATGGATATGTAATAACAAAACCTGGAACTTACGTGTTAGATGAAAATATAACAAATGGCGGCAGTATCTTAATCGATTCAAGCAATGTGACGTTTGATGGAAACGGCCATTTTATAACTAATTCTGAAAGTTACGCAGTTTATTCGAATACTGAAATGTTTGAAAACGTAACTGTTAAAAATGTAATAACTTTGAGCAGTATTTACATAAAAGCTTCAAATTCAAATGTATCTTCAAATACTGCATACAATGTCGAAATTAACGGTAATTACAACACAATATCTTCAAACATTGTAAAATCCACAATGTATGTTAATAGGTATTTCCCTTGGGGATTGAATAATACAATTTCTAATAACACTGCATATTTAATTCTTTACTGGGGATACGACTCCAAAATTTATTCCAATGCCGTAGATTATGCCCTAGCAAGTTATGGAAACAATAATAATATCTCTTCAAACGTTATAGGTTCAGAATCAACTCATGGCGATAATAGTATTGAAAGTTATGGGGATAATAATTCAATTTCATCCAATAATGTAGATTATATGATATATCTAAAAGGAAATTACAACACAATATCTTCAAACATTGTCCAAGATCATATCTCAGCAGGGGGGGGCTATAACACAATATCTTCAAACATTGTCCAAGATCATATCTGGACCCGCGGACAGTACACGTTAATTTCTTCAAACACTGTGATAAATGCAAGCTACTATGCAATTGACCCTAATGGGGACTATGATTACGGAATAGATGCATATGCAACAGTATTTAACAATACCGTTCTTGCAAGTAAAGTGGGAATATGGCTTGACAACTACTGCGAAGGATATTCAAATATCACCCAAAATACGGTTTATGCAGACGACTACCCAATTATTATTGGAGATAATATCACAGGATGTAATATTTACTTAAATAACTTTATTCACACTGGAAATTCGACAGATATTTCAGGAATAATGCCAAACACAACTGTAAACAACAGTTTAGTAAGTCCTTTTGAAATTGAATATAATTACAATGGAAATACTTACAGCAACATCCTTGGAAACTACTGGTCTGATTACAGCGGAACAGATACGGATGGAAACGGAATTGGGGACACTTACTACATTTACGGATGTGACTATGAAAGAACCTATGGTGAAGATTATTATGATATCGATTATTTGGAAAATGATACTGCCCCATTAATCGACATGTGGAATGGAAACGAAATTGGAAACTACGTTGCAACATCAAGATCATCCGGTGGCAGTGGCGGAAGAAGCTACGATTCAGACATTTCAGATGAAATCGAATCAAAAGTAATTAAAAACTTCGTTTCAAGTGCATCTGTTATATATGGAAACGAAATCGATCAGCAATATGCTGAAGAATTAAGAGAAAAAATACAAAATGCAAACGGTTACAAAATTTCTGGAAATGCAGTAATTGTTGGTGGACCGTTATCAAACGGCTTTGCTAGAGAATACAACGACCAGTTTGAAATGCCAATTTCAAATGACTACCCTGGAGAAAATAAAGGAATAATTCAGGTATTAAAAGTTCAAGACAACACTGGAAAAATTGTTCAAAGCTACACAATTGTATATATTGCAGGAAGTGATAGACTTGGAACACAAGCTGCTTTAGAATACTTTAAAACTTTGGATGAGTTGCCAGAAGGACCAATCATGGTCGAATGGACAGAAAATGGACATAAAGTTGTTGAATAA
- a CDS encoding carboxymuconolactone decarboxylase family protein, which translates to MNKKSSISDEKLCELMEIVEKRYGKVPYIIEKMKNNPKLLESKINYDEAVVDDYKHIDSKTAELISIAVVSALGCEHCIEFHIEAAKKMGISEEQIMTAVLIAGSLSNAAVLSKSTRALQKVNNILKYDENSLSCPECNISGTK; encoded by the coding sequence ATGAATAAAAAAAGTTCAATTTCTGATGAAAAATTATGCGAATTAATGGAAATCGTTGAAAAAAGATATGGAAAAGTGCCATACATTATTGAAAAAATGAAAAATAATCCAAAACTTTTGGAATCAAAAATCAACTATGACGAGGCCGTCGTTGATGATTACAAACATATTGACTCAAAAACCGCCGAATTGATTTCTATTGCAGTTGTTTCCGCTCTTGGATGTGAACACTGCATCGAATTTCATATCGAAGCTGCTAAAAAAATGGGAATAAGTGAAGAACAAATCATGACTGCGGTTTTAATTGCTGGATCCCTATCTAATGCCGCAGTTCTTTCAAAATCCACCCGTGCACTCCAAAAAGTAAATAATATACTAAAATACGATGAAAATAGCCTTAGCTGTCCAGAATGCAATATTTCAGGAACAAAATAA
- the taw2 gene encoding tRNA(Phe) (4-demethylwyosine(37)-C(7)) aminocarboxypropyltransferase Taw2, with translation MDFKKIKYQKIGDILIVKKNLNDNEIDYLVNKTKCKTIVKYNTYITGDLRTPKIKVLHGSETETVNKEHGCLFKIDVSKIMWSMGNLEERKRISTLSSSEEVVVDMFAGIGYFTIPIAKYSNPKTIYALELNPDSYYYLSENIKLNKLDNVVPILGDNRDFPLKNVADRISMGYVLKTHKFLDKAFEILKRDGGVIHYHETVHENILESRPIERLKYHAEKNGYKLDEYKINKIKKYSPGVWHVVVDAKFSKK, from the coding sequence ATGGATTTTAAAAAAATAAAGTATCAAAAAATAGGCGACATTTTAATCGTTAAAAAGAATTTAAACGATAACGAAATCGATTATTTAGTAAATAAGACAAAATGTAAAACTATTGTAAAATATAATACATATATCACGGGAGATTTGAGAACTCCAAAAATAAAAGTACTTCATGGATCTGAAACAGAAACAGTAAACAAGGAACATGGCTGTCTCTTTAAAATCGATGTATCAAAAATAATGTGGAGTATGGGAAATTTAGAAGAGCGAAAACGAATAAGTACTCTTTCAAGCAGTGAGGAAGTTGTAGTTGATATGTTTGCAGGGATTGGATACTTTACAATTCCAATTGCAAAATATTCAAACCCTAAAACAATTTATGCTCTTGAATTAAATCCCGATTCTTATTATTACCTTTCTGAAAATATAAAATTAAATAAATTGGACAATGTAGTTCCTATTCTTGGAGATAATCGGGATTTTCCTTTGAAAAATGTTGCAGACCGGATTTCGATGGGATATGTTTTAAAAACGCATAAATTTTTGGATAAGGCTTTTGAAATACTTAAAAGAGATGGTGGAGTAATTCACTACCACGAAACAGTTCACGAAAATATTTTAGAATCCCGCCCGATCGAGCGTTTAAAATACCATGCAGAAAAGAACGGCTATAAATTGGATGAATATAAGATTAATAAAATAAAAAAGTATTCTCCGGGAGTCTGGCACGTTGTAGTTGATGCAAAATTTTCAAAAAAGTAA
- a CDS encoding DJ-1/PfpI/YhbO family deglycase/protease: MAIVMVIAPEKFRDEELFEPLQVFQSKNIATQVVSTTTGQHKGVLGRVMTTTKTIGEVNPDDFDAIVIVGGGGSRDYLWNNEKLLELLKEFNAMGKITAAICISPAVLAQAGLLAGKKATVFPDDESIEVLQQNGAIYLDEAVILDGNIITGRNPDAAKEFGLKIAEALGK, translated from the coding sequence GTGGCTATTGTAATGGTTATTGCGCCAGAAAAATTTAGGGATGAAGAACTTTTTGAACCTTTACAGGTATTTCAAAGTAAAAATATCGCTACACAGGTAGTTTCAACAACAACGGGACAGCACAAAGGCGTATTGGGTAGAGTAATGACCACGACAAAAACAATTGGGGAAGTAAATCCAGATGATTTCGATGCAATAGTTATTGTTGGTGGAGGGGGTTCAAGAGATTACCTCTGGAACAACGAAAAATTACTTGAACTTTTAAAAGAATTTAATGCCATGGGAAAAATTACTGCTGCAATCTGTATTTCACCAGCAGTTCTTGCACAGGCGGGACTATTGGCTGGTAAAAAAGCAACAGTGTTCCCTGATGACGAATCTATTGAAGTTTTACAGCAAAATGGGGCAATTTATCTTGATGAAGCTGTAATTTTAGATGGAAACATAATTACTGGACGAAATCCCGACGCAGCAAAAGAATTTGGATTAAAAATTGCAGAAGCGCTTGGAAAATAA
- a CDS encoding UPF0146 family protein codes for MDTVFKYIDENYQNLKNNKLKIAELGIGFYFNNAQKLKDSGFDVIVIDINKNSVLDAKNNGLNAFYDDLFEPNFEIYKNIGLIYSFRPPRDLQPFILKIAKKLNCDLIIKALSGEEPIEELKLVNYQGKPIYVWKGD; via the coding sequence ATGGATACCGTTTTTAAATATATAGATGAAAATTACCAGAACCTCAAAAATAATAAGCTAAAGATTGCAGAACTTGGAATAGGATTTTATTTTAACAATGCCCAAAAATTAAAAGATTCAGGCTTTGACGTGATCGTTATAGATATAAACAAAAATTCAGTTTTAGATGCAAAAAATAATGGATTAAATGCATTTTACGATGATTTATTTGAGCCAAATTTTGAAATTTACAAAAATATTGGATTAATCTACTCGTTTAGACCTCCAAGAGATCTTCAACCATTTATTTTAAAAATTGCCAAAAAATTAAACTGTGATTTAATTATAAAAGCCCTCAGCGGTGAAGAGCCAATTGAAGAGTTAAAACTCGTAAATTATCAGGGAAAACCAATTTACGTTTGGAAAGGGGATTAA
- a CDS encoding TatD family hydrolase has product MDILKELPITDNHIHIDPINGLGPEKVAKTFKNAGGKVMIIPNKPAFSTNLTKPMDEMLSIIEKVRENGIIAFGILGVHPAELTVMLRNGIELETAKNYMIDALDYAKNMVLENEFLIGMGEVGRPHFEVEEKIWDVSNEILNYSMEIAKDIDCAVQIHAESASREQFKEFSEMAKSVKLSPKKVIKHHSSDMVLEGEEFGIFPSIVASKPVDTAIEKSNRFLMETDYIDDLKRPGVVLGIKTVPRKTRQLLENEIIDEEICFKIHKENVEKVYGIEIDF; this is encoded by the coding sequence ATGGATATTTTAAAAGAACTTCCAATAACGGACAATCACATCCATATCGACCCGATAAATGGTCTTGGGCCAGAAAAAGTTGCAAAAACTTTTAAAAATGCAGGCGGTAAGGTTATGATTATACCAAATAAACCTGCATTTAGTACCAATTTAACTAAACCAATGGATGAAATGCTTTCGATAATTGAAAAAGTAAGGGAAAATGGAATAATTGCATTTGGAATTTTAGGGGTCCATCCTGCTGAATTAACCGTAATGCTCAGAAATGGAATCGAACTTGAAACTGCAAAAAATTACATGATAGATGCACTTGATTATGCAAAAAATATGGTTTTAGAAAATGAGTTTTTAATTGGAATGGGTGAAGTTGGAAGGCCCCACTTTGAAGTTGAAGAAAAAATATGGGATGTTTCAAATGAAATTTTAAATTATTCGATGGAAATTGCAAAAGATATCGATTGTGCAGTTCAAATCCATGCTGAAAGTGCATCAAGAGAACAGTTTAAAGAATTTTCAGAAATGGCAAAATCAGTAAAACTTTCTCCAAAAAAAGTAATAAAACATCACTCTTCAGACATGGTTTTAGAAGGCGAAGAATTTGGAATTTTTCCATCAATCGTTGCTTCAAAGCCAGTTGATACTGCAATTGAAAAATCTAATCGATTTTTGATGGAAACAGACTACATTGACGATTTAAAAAGGCCAGGTGTTGTTCTTGGAATAAAAACGGTTCCAAGAAAAACTAGACAGTTGCTTGAAAATGAAATAATTGATGAAGAAATTTGTTTTAAAATCCATAAAGAAAATGTAGAAAAAGTTTATGGGATTGAAATCGATTTTTAG
- the flaK gene encoding preflagellin peptidase FlaK: protein MIEYIIGVLGLLLASVQDFRSREIEDYIWIFLAVFGVLFAIYTSFTLSNYSILINSISGFVICFILGYMMFLSGIGGGDGKILIGLGALVPKFQMPIYTSLGTLLNLNYVPNFPIMVFINGIFFMVFLPFVILFRNILNGARPKTGKEVILMFFGEKMKVNVAKEQKRLIMGQNDKINFFPTSDDEDFSKYDDEEEIWVTPQIPLIIPITLSYLVTPIIGDRILDLLIPF from the coding sequence TTGATAGAATACATCATTGGAGTACTCGGATTACTTTTAGCATCAGTTCAGGATTTTAGGAGTCGAGAAATTGAAGACTACATCTGGATTTTTTTAGCAGTATTTGGTGTTTTATTTGCAATTTATACATCATTTACGCTTTCAAATTATTCAATTTTGATAAATTCAATTTCGGGATTTGTAATCTGCTTTATTCTAGGATATATGATGTTTTTATCAGGTATTGGCGGAGGGGATGGAAAAATACTAATCGGGCTTGGTGCATTAGTTCCAAAATTCCAGATGCCAATATACACTTCCCTTGGAACCCTTTTAAACTTAAATTACGTACCAAATTTTCCGATAATGGTTTTCATAAACGGCATATTTTTCATGGTTTTTTTGCCGTTTGTTATTTTATTTAGAAATATTTTGAATGGTGCAAGACCAAAAACCGGTAAAGAAGTTATTTTAATGTTTTTTGGAGAAAAAATGAAAGTTAATGTTGCAAAAGAGCAGAAAAGGTTGATAATGGGCCAAAATGATAAGATAAACTTTTTCCCTACATCTGACGATGAAGACTTTTCAAAATATGATGATGAAGAAGAAATATGGGTTACGCCACAAATTCCACTTATTATTCCAATAACACTATCTTACTTAGTAACTCCAATAATTGGGGATAGGATACTTGATCTTTTAATTCCATTCTAA
- a CDS encoding class I SAM-dependent methyltransferase, protein MHYFSENPDSKHDESTISGMLRGKRFSFKTDSGVFSPKKIDKGTIILVEELEVSKDDDVLDVGCGYGVIGISIADEVNSVTMTDLNNRSVGLTRKNIKLNGKSEKNIEVFQGDLFEKVNNKKYSVIISNPPIKAGKDLIHKIISKGHDLLNENGSIWVVIQTKHGAKSLAKYMEEIFGNVETVTISGGYRVLKSLNVRKE, encoded by the coding sequence ATGCATTATTTTTCAGAAAATCCTGATTCAAAACATGATGAGTCTACTATCTCGGGAATGCTTCGGGGAAAAAGATTTTCATTTAAGACGGATAGTGGAGTTTTTTCACCGAAAAAAATTGATAAAGGAACCATAATACTTGTAGAAGAGTTAGAAGTTTCAAAAGACGACGATGTTTTAGATGTTGGATGCGGATACGGAGTTATAGGTATTTCTATTGCAGATGAAGTTAATTCGGTTACAATGACTGATTTAAACAACCGTTCTGTAGGGTTGACGAGAAAAAATATAAAATTAAATGGAAAATCTGAAAAAAATATAGAAGTTTTTCAAGGGGATTTATTTGAAAAAGTAAACAATAAAAAATACAGCGTAATTATATCAAATCCCCCTATAAAAGCAGGAAAAGATTTAATACACAAAATTATTTCAAAAGGACACGATCTTTTAAATGAAAATGGATCAATTTGGGTAGTTATCCAAACAAAACATGGTGCAAAGTCACTTGCTAAATATATGGAAGAAATTTTTGGAAATGTTGAAACAGTTACAATATCTGGCGGATACAGGGTTTTAAAATCCTTAAATGTGAGAAAGGAATAG
- the argF gene encoding ornithine carbamoyltransferase gives MDLLTLWNLEREEVLKIIEDAEYFKKNRYGHEILKNKSIALIFESPSTRTRMSFDLAVNELGGHSLMMNEGEIHLGKKESIADTARVMSRFVDAIVARVKNHKTLEDLAEYGSVPVINALCDLAHPCQILADLLTMKESGKNFKGLKLAYFGDGNNVSNSLMIAGAILGMDVVIATPRSYEPNGLFVKKALEIIAKYGEGSLTLTDDPEIAAKDADVLYTDVWISMSDKNKQMDEILKIFPKFQINAEILSKAKKDAIVLHCLPANRGLEITDEVIDGKHSKVFDQAENRLHAQKAVLKYIFEH, from the coding sequence ATGGATTTATTAACACTCTGGAATTTAGAGCGAGAAGAAGTTTTAAAAATTATTGAAGATGCTGAATACTTTAAGAAAAATAGATACGGGCATGAAATACTCAAAAATAAGAGTATCGCATTGATTTTTGAAAGCCCGTCTACAAGAACCAGAATGAGTTTTGACCTTGCAGTAAATGAACTTGGTGGGCACTCCTTGATGATGAATGAAGGAGAAATCCACCTTGGGAAAAAAGAAAGCATTGCTGACACTGCACGAGTTATGAGCAGATTTGTTGATGCAATCGTTGCAAGAGTTAAAAATCACAAAACACTGGAAGATCTTGCAGAATATGGGAGTGTTCCCGTAATTAATGCACTCTGCGACCTTGCACACCCTTGCCAGATATTGGCAGATTTACTTACGATGAAAGAAAGTGGCAAAAACTTCAAAGGATTAAAATTAGCATACTTTGGTGATGGAAACAACGTATCAAACTCACTAATGATTGCTGGAGCAATTTTGGGAATGGATGTTGTTATTGCAACTCCTAGAAGTTATGAACCAAACGGACTTTTCGTTAAAAAAGCGCTTGAAATAATTGCAAAATATGGGGAAGGAAGTTTAACATTAACTGATGACCCAGAAATTGCTGCAAAAGATGCCGATGTTTTATATACTGACGTATGGATCAGTATGAGTGACAAAAATAAACAGATGGATGAAATATTAAAAATATTCCCAAAATTCCAGATAAATGCTGAAATTTTATCAAAAGCAAAAAAAGATGCAATAGTACTCCACTGCCTTCCTGCAAACAGGGGATTAGAAATTACTGATGAAGTAATCGATGGAAAACATTCAAAAGTATTTGATCAAGCTGAAAACAGGTTGCACGCTCAAAAAGCAGTATTAAAATACATTTTTGAACATTAA
- a CDS encoding DMT family transporter, with the protein MNKVKGTAYTIYSSVAFGIMPFLTKFAYDGGANAVTTLMFRFLIAGLILYVFLKFKKISLKISGHNFVEILFYGAFLYALNTVFLYEAYNYIPTGIATTLHFIYPVTVTLLMISIFNENLGINKVLALIFSFLGMYCLLGGNCTGFDIYGVLLAAGSGLVYAGYIVSAGKCKYSKIDSYVTIFYLSILSSVLLFIYGLFTNNLTLNMAFSSYASIGIISIFCTVLALIAFLEGIKLIGPSNTAILSTLEPIVSIILGILLLNEVLSFKIGLGSILVLISVIIVTIEKSKVSDTVKN; encoded by the coding sequence ATGAACAAAGTAAAAGGAACTGCATATACAATTTATTCATCCGTTGCATTTGGTATAATGCCTTTTTTGACTAAATTTGCATATGACGGCGGAGCAAATGCAGTTACTACACTAATGTTTCGTTTTTTGATTGCAGGATTAATTTTATACGTATTTTTAAAATTTAAAAAAATAAGTTTAAAAATTTCAGGGCACAATTTTGTAGAAATTTTATTTTATGGCGCATTTTTGTACGCTTTAAACACGGTATTCCTTTATGAAGCTTATAATTATATACCGACAGGCATTGCAACTACACTTCACTTTATATACCCTGTAACGGTTACATTATTAATGATAAGTATTTTTAATGAAAATTTAGGGATTAATAAGGTTTTGGCACTTATTTTTTCATTTTTGGGAATGTACTGTCTTTTGGGTGGAAACTGTACCGGTTTTGATATTTATGGGGTGTTACTTGCAGCAGGATCGGGTTTAGTTTATGCAGGATACATTGTTTCTGCTGGAAAATGCAAATATTCAAAAATAGACTCTTATGTAACTATATTTTATTTATCGATTCTTTCTTCAGTTTTACTTTTTATTTACGGCCTATTTACAAATAATTTAACATTAAACATGGCATTTTCAAGTTACGCATCGATTGGAATTATTTCGATATTTTGCACGGTTTTGGCACTGATTGCATTTTTAGAAGGAATAAAATTGATAGGTCCGTCAAATACCGCGATATTGAGCACACTAGAACCAATTGTAAGTATAATTCTTGGTATACTGTTATTAAATGAAGTATTGAGCTTTAAAATTGGTTTAGGAAGTATTTTAGTTTTAATTTCGGTAATAATTGTTACAATCGAAAAAAGTAAAGTTTCTGATACAGTTAAAAATTAA
- a CDS encoding amino acid ABC transporter permease, whose product MKFYIVFDNIPFIIDAVFVTLKITIMSFLLSVIIAVLVGSIRAMNFSKTLDLVLMAYVEVFRGTPLLIQLFFIYYGLPSVGITMSGTFAAVLGLSLNGGAYISEIIRAAIQSVPVGQFEAAESLGMGKIESMVYIVLPQAFRITIPPLVNSFSSILKESSLISVLAITELTRIGQLIYTRTSRPFEIYLTIGLIYLLLVSIISISSWKIEKKLNGAFER is encoded by the coding sequence ATGAAATTTTACATTGTTTTTGACAATATTCCTTTCATTATCGATGCAGTTTTTGTTACTCTAAAAATAACGATAATGTCTTTTTTGCTGTCTGTTATTATCGCAGTTTTAGTTGGTTCCATACGAGCAATGAATTTTTCAAAAACCTTAGACCTAGTTTTAATGGCTTATGTCGAAGTTTTTAGGGGAACTCCTCTTTTAATCCAGCTGTTTTTTATATATTATGGGCTTCCATCGGTTGGAATTACAATGTCAGGCACTTTTGCAGCAGTTCTTGGACTCTCCTTAAATGGCGGAGCATATATTTCAGAGATAATAAGGGCTGCGATACAGTCAGTTCCAGTAGGCCAGTTTGAGGCCGCAGAATCACTTGGAATGGGCAAAATTGAAAGTATGGTTTATATTGTACTTCCACAAGCTTTCAGGATAACTATCCCGCCTCTTGTAAATTCATTTTCGTCAATTTTAAAAGAAAGTTCGTTAATATCTGTTCTTGCCATTACCGAACTCACACGAATAGGGCAGTTAATTTATACAAGAACATCGAGACCTTTTGAGATATACTTAACAATAGGACTTATTTATTTATTATTGGTGTCAATAATCTCGATAAGCTCGTGGAAAATTGAAAAAAAGCTAAATGGCGCTTTTGAAAGATAA